One stretch of Cellulomonas wangsupingiae DNA includes these proteins:
- a CDS encoding UbiA family prenyltransferase, translating to MADTSTEPGHASGPPHAGRRLVALLLASHLGPTVVVTSLCTALAVAVGAPAGTVLLVLGTVLAGQLSIGWSNDWLDAGRDRAVGRTDKPVVSGGVTATGLRTAALVAVAASVVLSVPCGLAAVVAHLVVVAMGWAYNLGLKSTAASWLPYAVAFGALPAFVVLALPGDALPAGWLVAAGALLGVGAHLANVLPDLDDDAATGVRGLPHRMGRRATAVLAPAVLAVAVLVAVVGPPGPPRGATVVVGVVAVAVACLAGVTAVARPRSRAPFPLVMLVAALCVGVLVTTGLEGAVVPT from the coding sequence GTGGCCGACACCTCGACCGAGCCCGGCCACGCGTCGGGCCCGCCGCACGCGGGACGTCGTCTCGTGGCGCTGCTGCTCGCGTCCCACCTCGGACCCACGGTCGTCGTCACGTCCTTGTGCACGGCGCTCGCGGTCGCCGTCGGGGCACCCGCCGGCACGGTGCTGCTGGTGCTGGGCACGGTCCTGGCGGGGCAGCTGTCGATCGGCTGGTCGAACGACTGGCTCGACGCCGGGCGGGACCGAGCCGTGGGACGCACGGACAAGCCGGTGGTGTCGGGCGGGGTGACCGCGACAGGGCTGCGGACCGCCGCGCTCGTCGCCGTGGCGGCGAGCGTCGTGCTGTCCGTGCCGTGCGGGCTCGCGGCGGTCGTCGCGCACCTCGTCGTCGTCGCGATGGGCTGGGCGTACAACCTCGGGCTGAAGTCGACCGCCGCGTCCTGGCTGCCCTACGCCGTCGCCTTCGGCGCGCTCCCGGCGTTCGTCGTGCTCGCCCTGCCCGGCGACGCGTTGCCGGCGGGCTGGCTGGTGGCGGCCGGGGCGCTGCTGGGCGTCGGGGCGCACCTGGCCAACGTCCTGCCGGACCTGGACGACGACGCCGCCACCGGGGTGCGGGGGCTGCCGCACCGGATGGGGCGCCGGGCGACCGCCGTGCTGGCTCCGGCGGTCCTGGCCGTGGCCGTCCTCGTGGCGGTCGTCGGCCCACCCGGGCCGCCCCGGGGCGCCACGGTGGTCGTGGGCGTGGTGGCCGTGGCGGTGGCGTGCCTGGCGGGCGTGACCGCCGTGGCGCGACCGCGCAGCCGCGCGCCGTTCCCGCTGGTCATGCTCGTGGCCGCGCTGTGTGTCGGCGTGCTGGTCACCACCGGCCTGGAAGGGGCCGTGGTCCCCACCTGA
- a CDS encoding OmpA family protein: protein MRRRYLTAAPLCLLLVAAAPTPPGPISLGDLPAVTAKVREDSVRVGDLERLHVFLHDHSERSLSVTPLATREEEDGETVVSLATDLLFPGDDASLSDTARAQIGGLLSDVPDGGEVAVEGHTDSFGTPERDQALSESRAAAVADAVRAARPDLVLTVLGYGGTRPRVEELGDDAPEHRAANRRVELRHRSVAGATPAPAPEPVRSAPPRPPTSPHVLPLPADAVTGQETRFPAVTVAGADVVVGVEELVVRGAVTQLSLIVRLEGAERLVQDLPDLHETLDAGSRGTGVAWNPVLVDRAGLLRYGEVRAERLGDAWAGEGHQVGTPLTAPRRFTITYPRLLGEPSAVDVVLGEGLPVLTGVDVEVER, encoded by the coding sequence GTGAGGCGCCGGTACCTGACCGCGGCCCCGCTGTGCCTGCTCCTGGTCGCGGCAGCGCCGACCCCGCCCGGGCCCATCAGCCTCGGCGACCTGCCCGCCGTCACGGCGAAGGTGCGCGAGGACTCCGTGCGGGTCGGCGACCTCGAGCGGCTCCACGTCTTCCTGCACGACCACAGCGAGCGCTCCCTGAGCGTCACCCCCCTGGCGACGCGGGAGGAGGAGGACGGGGAGACGGTCGTGTCACTTGCGACCGACCTGCTGTTCCCCGGCGACGACGCCTCGCTCTCCGACACCGCGCGGGCGCAGATCGGCGGGCTGCTGTCCGACGTGCCCGACGGCGGCGAGGTCGCCGTCGAGGGGCACACCGACTCGTTCGGCACGCCGGAGCGCGACCAGGCGCTGTCGGAGAGCCGGGCCGCGGCCGTCGCCGACGCCGTGCGCGCCGCGCGGCCCGACCTCGTCCTGACCGTCCTCGGGTACGGCGGGACGCGCCCCCGGGTCGAGGAGCTCGGCGACGACGCCCCGGAGCACCGCGCGGCCAACCGGCGCGTCGAGCTGCGTCACCGGTCGGTCGCGGGCGCCACGCCGGCTCCCGCGCCCGAGCCCGTGCGCTCGGCGCCGCCGCGCCCGCCGACGTCGCCCCACGTCCTGCCCCTGCCGGCGGACGCCGTCACGGGGCAGGAGACCCGCTTCCCCGCCGTCACGGTCGCCGGTGCGGACGTCGTCGTCGGTGTCGAGGAGCTGGTCGTGCGCGGCGCCGTCACGCAGCTGTCGCTCATCGTCCGGCTCGAGGGCGCCGAGCGTCTGGTCCAGGACCTCCCGGACCTGCACGAGACCCTCGACGCGGGGTCGCGGGGCACGGGTGTCGCGTGGAACCCCGTGCTGGTCGACCGGGCGGGGCTGCTGCGGTACGGCGAGGTCCGCGCCGAGCGGCTCGGGGACGCGTGGGCGGGGGAGGGGCACCAGGTCGGGACGCCGTTGACCGCCCCGCGGCGGTTCACGATCACCTACCCGCGGCTGCTGGGCGAGCCCTCCGCGGTGGACGTCGTGCTGGGTGAGGGGCTGCCCGTCCTCACCGGGGTCGACGTGGAGGTGGAGCGATGA
- a CDS encoding AMIN-like domain-containing (lipo)protein — translation MTVPPRPLVAAAVAATLLTLTACGRDATPAPSATPPTVTPSATSAPPSDPALTTGPTTVPSPAAEPAEAAFAPPGTELTQEGDALGYVVTQVRVGEHPGFDRVVYELTGGEGTPGYRVGWVDQAVEDPTGEVRPVDGDAILQVWLTGTTYPLESGPQEHAGDVRPDTGDIEQVVRPLTFEGMTQSFVGVDDGPRPFRVSVLQDPVRVVVDLED, via the coding sequence ATGACCGTACCGCCCCGCCCCCTGGTCGCCGCCGCCGTCGCCGCGACGCTCCTGACGCTGACCGCGTGCGGCCGCGACGCCACGCCCGCGCCCTCCGCGACGCCGCCGACGGTGACGCCGAGCGCCACCTCGGCACCCCCGTCCGACCCCGCCCTGACCACCGGGCCGACCACGGTTCCGTCGCCGGCGGCCGAGCCCGCCGAGGCGGCCTTCGCACCCCCGGGCACGGAGCTGACGCAGGAGGGCGACGCCCTCGGCTACGTCGTGACGCAGGTCCGCGTCGGCGAGCACCCCGGGTTCGACCGCGTGGTCTACGAGCTCACGGGCGGCGAGGGCACGCCCGGCTACCGCGTCGGCTGGGTCGACCAGGCCGTCGAGGACCCGACCGGCGAGGTCCGCCCGGTCGACGGGGACGCGATCCTGCAGGTCTGGCTGACCGGGACCACCTACCCGCTCGAGAGCGGCCCGCAGGAGCACGCGGGCGACGTGCGCCCCGACACCGGCGACATCGAGCAGGTCGTGCGCCCGCTGACCTTCGAGGGCATGACCCAGTCGTTCGTCGGCGTGGACGACGGGCCGCGGCCGTTCCGCGTCTCGGTGCTGCAGGACCCCGTCCGGGTCGTCGTCGACCTCGAGGACTGA
- a CDS encoding acetolactate synthase large subunit: protein MVQGPHPAPPRTPVRPVRPAAEAPTRLDLPPEAPRVIGPEKVTGAQSIVRSLEEAGVEVVFGIPGGAILPTYDPLMDSKRVRHILVRHEQGGGHAAAGYAYATGKVGVTMATSGPGATNLVTAIADANMDSVPMVAITGQVGASMIGTDAFQEADIVGITLPVTKHNYLVTDADDIPRTIAEAFHIASTGRPGPVLVDIAKSAMQAQTTFSWPQDIALPGYHPVTKPHAKQIREAARLLATSRRPVLYVGGGVIRSGAADLLRRLTDASGAPVVTTLMARGALPDSHPQHLGMPGMHGTVAAVAALQKADLVVALGARFDDRVTGLLSSFAPNAAVVHADIDPAEIGKNKRADVPIVGDLREVIADLLPELEREHAQHGRPDLEAWWQQLDAWRETFPLGFDEPSDGHLAPQHVISRIGEISGPESIFVAGVGQHQMWAAQFIRYERPGAWINSGGLGTMGFSVPAAMGAKVGDPSRTVWSIDGDGCFQMTNQELATCTINEIPIKVAVINNSSLGMVRQWQTLFYESRYSNTDLHTGHGTARVPDFVKLADAYGAVGLRCETKADVDATIKRAMEIDDRPVVVDFTVSRDAMVWPMVAAGVSNDAIQYARGISPAWDRED from the coding sequence ATGGTCCAGGGTCCCCACCCCGCACCCCCGCGCACACCCGTGCGCCCCGTGCGCCCGGCCGCCGAGGCGCCCACCCGCCTCGACCTGCCGCCCGAGGCGCCCCGCGTGATCGGGCCCGAGAAGGTCACGGGTGCGCAGTCGATCGTCCGGTCGCTGGAGGAGGCGGGCGTCGAGGTCGTGTTCGGGATCCCCGGCGGCGCGATCCTGCCCACGTACGACCCGCTCATGGACTCCAAGCGCGTGCGCCACATCCTGGTGCGGCACGAGCAGGGCGGCGGGCACGCCGCCGCCGGGTACGCGTACGCGACGGGCAAGGTCGGCGTGACCATGGCGACGTCGGGACCCGGCGCGACCAACCTCGTCACCGCGATCGCGGACGCGAACATGGACTCGGTGCCCATGGTCGCCATCACGGGCCAGGTCGGTGCGTCGATGATCGGCACCGACGCGTTCCAGGAGGCCGACATCGTCGGCATCACGCTGCCGGTCACCAAGCACAACTACCTCGTGACGGACGCGGACGACATCCCGCGCACCATCGCCGAGGCGTTCCACATCGCCTCGACGGGGCGCCCCGGCCCGGTGCTCGTGGACATCGCCAAGTCGGCCATGCAGGCGCAGACCACGTTCTCCTGGCCGCAGGACATCGCGCTGCCCGGCTACCACCCGGTCACCAAGCCGCACGCCAAGCAGATCCGCGAGGCGGCGCGGCTGCTCGCGACGTCCCGCCGGCCTGTGCTGTACGTGGGCGGCGGCGTGATCCGCTCCGGTGCCGCCGACCTGCTGCGCCGCCTCACCGACGCGTCCGGGGCACCCGTCGTGACGACGCTCATGGCGCGCGGGGCCCTGCCCGACTCGCACCCGCAGCACCTGGGCATGCCGGGCATGCACGGCACGGTCGCCGCCGTGGCCGCGCTGCAGAAGGCGGACCTCGTCGTGGCGCTGGGGGCGCGGTTCGACGACCGCGTGACCGGCCTGCTCTCGTCGTTCGCGCCGAACGCCGCCGTCGTCCACGCCGACATCGACCCGGCCGAGATCGGCAAGAACAAGCGGGCCGACGTGCCGATCGTGGGTGACCTGCGCGAGGTCATCGCCGACCTGCTGCCCGAGCTCGAGCGTGAGCACGCGCAGCACGGCAGGCCGGACCTCGAGGCCTGGTGGCAGCAGCTCGACGCCTGGCGCGAGACGTTCCCGCTGGGGTTCGACGAGCCGTCCGACGGCCACCTGGCCCCGCAGCACGTCATCTCGCGGATCGGCGAGATCTCCGGGCCGGAGTCGATCTTCGTGGCCGGCGTGGGGCAGCACCAGATGTGGGCCGCGCAGTTCATCAGGTACGAGCGGCCCGGCGCCTGGATCAACTCCGGCGGGCTGGGCACGATGGGCTTCTCGGTGCCCGCGGCCATGGGCGCGAAGGTCGGCGACCCCAGCCGCACGGTGTGGTCCATCGACGGCGACGGCTGCTTCCAGATGACCAACCAGGAGCTCGCCACCTGCACGATCAACGAGATCCCCATCAAGGTCGCGGTGATCAACAACAGCTCCCTGGGCATGGTCCGCCAGTGGCAGACGCTCTTCTACGAGTCGCGCTACTCCAACACCGACCTGCACACGGGGCACGGCACGGCGCGCGTGCCCGACTTCGTCAAGCTCGCCGACGCCTACGGCGCCGTGGGTCTGCGGTGCGAGACGAAGGCGGACGTCGACGCGACGATCAAGCGCGCGATGGAGATCGACGACCGGCCCGTCGTCGTGGACTTCACGGTGTCGCGCGACGCCATGGTGTGGCCGATGGTCGCCGCCGGCGTCAGCAACGACGCCATCCAGTACGCGCGGGGCATCAGCCCGGCGTGGGACCGCGAGGACTGA
- the ilvN gene encoding acetolactate synthase small subunit → MTRHTLSVLVENKPGVLTRVAGLFARRSFNIHSLAVGPTEHEEISRITVVVDVDALPLEQVTKQLNKLVNVIKIVELEDAASVQRELLLVKVRADVTQRTGVLEVVQLFRAHVVDVVPDTVVIEATGGPGKLGALLAALEPFGIREIVQSGTVAIGRGSRSITDRALERVARSA, encoded by the coding sequence ATGACCCGCCACACCCTGTCCGTCCTCGTCGAGAACAAGCCCGGCGTGCTCACGCGCGTCGCCGGCCTGTTCGCCCGGCGGTCGTTCAACATCCACTCCCTCGCCGTCGGCCCGACCGAGCACGAGGAGATCAGCCGCATCACCGTCGTCGTCGACGTCGACGCGCTGCCGCTGGAGCAGGTGACCAAGCAGCTGAACAAGCTGGTGAACGTCATCAAGATCGTCGAGCTCGAGGACGCCGCCTCCGTGCAGCGCGAGCTGCTGCTGGTCAAGGTCAGGGCCGACGTGACGCAGCGCACGGGCGTCCTCGAGGTCGTCCAGCTGTTCCGCGCGCACGTCGTGGACGTCGTGCCGGACACCGTCGTCATCGAGGCGACCGGTGGCCCCGGCAAGCTCGGCGCGCTGCTGGCTGCCCTGGAGCCGTTCGGCATCCGTGAGATCGTGCAGTCCGGCACCGTGGCCATCGGCCGCGGCTCACGGTCGATCACGGACCGCGCGCTCGAGCGCGTCGCCCGGTCCGCGTGA
- the ilvC gene encoding ketol-acid reductoisomerase — MAELFYDDDADLSVIQSKKVAVIGYGSQGHAHALNLRDSGVDVTVGLREGSSSRAKAENEGLKVATVAEAVAGADVVVILAPDQVQRIVYRDEIEPNLKDGAALVFGHGFNIRYGYIKPAAGLDVLMVAPKGPGHLVRREYVDGRGVPVIVAVEQDASGTAWALALSYAKAIGGLRAAGIKTTFTEETETDLFGEQAVLCGGVSQLIQYGFETLTEAGYQPEVAYFEVLHELKLIVDLIFEGGITKQRWSVSDTAEYGDYVSGPRVITPEVKANMQAVLADIQNGAFAERFINDQDAGAPEFQALRDKGQNHPIEPVGRELRKLFAWVKPSDSDYQEGSAAR, encoded by the coding sequence GTGGCTGAGCTGTTCTACGACGACGACGCCGACCTGTCGGTCATCCAGTCCAAGAAGGTCGCCGTCATCGGCTACGGCAGCCAGGGGCACGCGCACGCGCTGAACCTGCGCGACTCCGGCGTCGACGTCACGGTCGGTCTGCGCGAGGGCTCGTCCTCGCGGGCCAAGGCCGAGAACGAGGGCCTGAAGGTCGCGACCGTCGCCGAGGCCGTCGCCGGCGCCGACGTCGTCGTGATCCTGGCGCCGGACCAGGTCCAGCGCATCGTGTACCGCGACGAGATCGAGCCGAACCTGAAGGACGGCGCCGCGCTCGTCTTCGGTCACGGCTTCAACATCCGCTACGGCTACATCAAGCCCGCCGCCGGTCTCGACGTGCTCATGGTCGCCCCCAAGGGCCCGGGTCACCTGGTCCGTCGTGAGTACGTCGACGGGCGCGGCGTGCCGGTCATCGTCGCGGTCGAGCAGGACGCGTCGGGCACGGCGTGGGCGCTCGCGCTCTCGTACGCCAAGGCCATCGGCGGCCTGCGCGCGGCGGGCATCAAGACGACGTTCACCGAGGAGACCGAGACCGACCTGTTCGGTGAGCAGGCCGTCCTGTGCGGCGGCGTCTCGCAGCTCATCCAGTACGGCTTCGAGACCCTGACCGAGGCCGGCTACCAGCCCGAGGTCGCGTACTTCGAGGTGCTGCACGAGCTCAAGCTGATCGTCGACCTCATCTTCGAGGGCGGCATCACCAAGCAGCGCTGGTCGGTGTCCGACACGGCCGAGTACGGCGACTACGTCTCCGGTCCCCGCGTCATCACCCCCGAGGTCAAGGCGAACATGCAGGCCGTCCTCGCGGACATCCAGAACGGTGCGTTCGCGGAGCGGTTCATCAACGACCAGGACGCCGGCGCGCCGGAGTTCCAGGCCCTGCGCGACAAGGGCCAGAACCACCCGATCGAGCCCGTGGGCCGCGAGCTGCGCAAGCTCTTCGCGTGGGTGAAGCCGTCGGACTCCGACTACCAGGAGGGCTCGGCGGCACGCTGA
- a CDS encoding ASCH domain-containing protein, which produces MTEQQQPTARAEAGTQDTRIADFWDAARGHLGWGKLDTVMGESVDGAVAPPAWSFGDDARLADELLDLVLQGRKTGTSTALAEFQATDEPLPRVGDVSIVLDSAGDPRALLRTTEVAVVPFDQVGAEHAAAEGEDDLSLESWRHQHEVYWRRLLGDAGFSPTMDVVTERFELVYPTDGPTPPVD; this is translated from the coding sequence ATGACCGAGCAGCAGCAGCCGACGGCACGGGCCGAGGCGGGGACGCAGGACACGCGGATCGCCGACTTCTGGGACGCGGCACGCGGCCACCTCGGCTGGGGCAAGCTCGACACGGTCATGGGCGAGTCGGTCGACGGCGCCGTGGCGCCGCCCGCGTGGTCGTTCGGTGACGACGCGCGGCTCGCGGACGAGCTGCTGGACCTGGTGCTGCAGGGGCGCAAGACGGGGACGTCCACGGCGCTGGCGGAGTTCCAGGCGACCGACGAGCCGCTGCCGCGCGTCGGTGACGTCTCGATCGTGCTGGACTCCGCGGGCGACCCGCGAGCGCTGCTGCGCACGACGGAGGTCGCCGTGGTGCCGTTCGACCAGGTCGGTGCCGAGCACGCCGCCGCGGAGGGCGAGGACGACCTGTCGCTGGAGTCCTGGCGGCACCAGCACGAGGTGTACTGGCGGCGGCTGCTGGGCGACGCCGGCTTCTCGCCGACCATGGACGTGGTGACCGAGCGGTTCGAGCTGGTCTACCCGACGGACGGTCCGACGCCCCCGGTCGACTGA
- a CDS encoding 3-isopropylmalate dehydrogenase yields the protein MADTTPPSSLNLAVVAGDGIGTEVVEQGLLVLEQALHGTGTSVRTTDFDLGARRWHATGETLTDADLAAIRTHDAILLGAIGDPSVPSGVLERGLLLKLRFALDHYVNLRPGKLFAGVTSPLAAPGDVDFVVVREGTEGPYVGNGGAIRVGTPHEVANEVSVNTAFGVERVVRDAFARAAARPRKKLTLVHKHNVLVHAGHLWRRTVEAVNAEFPDVTVDYLHVDAATIFLVTNPARFDVIVTDNLFGDILTDLAAAITGGIGLAASANINPDRTAPSMFEPVHGSAPDIAGQGKADPTATVLSVAMLLDHVGLPDAARRVEAAVAADLAERGAAERVRSTTEVGKDLAARVAG from the coding sequence ATGGCTGACACGACCCCGCCCTCCTCCCTGAACCTGGCCGTCGTGGCCGGCGACGGCATCGGGACGGAGGTCGTCGAGCAGGGCCTCCTCGTGCTCGAGCAGGCGCTGCACGGCACCGGCACCTCGGTGCGCACCACCGACTTCGACCTCGGTGCGCGGCGGTGGCACGCCACGGGCGAGACGCTGACCGACGCGGACCTCGCCGCGATCCGCACGCACGACGCGATCCTGCTGGGTGCGATCGGCGACCCCTCGGTGCCCTCGGGCGTCCTCGAGCGGGGCCTGCTGCTCAAGCTGCGGTTCGCGCTCGACCACTACGTCAACCTGCGCCCCGGCAAGCTCTTCGCCGGCGTGACCAGCCCGCTGGCGGCGCCGGGGGACGTGGACTTCGTCGTCGTGCGCGAGGGGACCGAGGGGCCGTACGTGGGCAACGGCGGCGCGATCCGCGTCGGCACCCCGCACGAGGTGGCGAACGAGGTCAGCGTGAACACCGCGTTCGGTGTCGAGCGGGTCGTCCGCGACGCGTTCGCCCGCGCCGCCGCCCGCCCGCGCAAGAAGCTCACGCTCGTGCACAAGCACAACGTGCTGGTCCACGCCGGGCACCTGTGGCGTCGCACCGTCGAGGCCGTCAACGCGGAGTTCCCCGACGTGACCGTGGACTACCTGCACGTGGACGCCGCGACGATCTTCCTCGTGACGAACCCCGCGCGCTTCGACGTCATCGTCACGGACAACCTGTTCGGTGACATCCTCACCGACCTGGCCGCTGCGATCACCGGCGGGATCGGACTCGCGGCGTCGGCCAACATCAACCCCGACCGCACCGCCCCGAGCATGTTCGAGCCCGTGCACGGCTCGGCGCCGGACATCGCCGGCCAGGGCAAGGCCGACCCCACCGCCACGGTGCTGTCGGTCGCGATGCTGCTCGACCACGTCGGGCTGCCCGACGCCGCGCGCCGCGTCGAGGCGGCCGTCGCGGCCGACCTCGCCGAGCGCGGCGCGGCGGAGCGAGTACGGTCGACGACCGAGGTGGGCAAGGACCTCGCCGCCCGCGTCGCCGGCTGA
- a CDS encoding branched-chain amino acid aminotransferase yields MSTLTTPSSDTFQIHLTDTPVADAERAAALASPQFGTVFTDHMARVSWTHATGWTGRRVEKYGPLLLDPATAVLHYGQEVFEGLKAYRHPDDSVWTFRPDANAARFARSARRLALPELPEADFLGAIRALVAVDREWVPSGEETSLYLRPFMYASERFLGVRPSLEAEFLVIASPVGPYFAGGVKPVSIWVSQDYHRAGAGGTGAAKCGGNYAASLLPQQEAYAKGFEQVCFLDDRTNTQLEELGGMNVVVVMADGSVVTPALSGTILEGVTRSSILTLLAEGGHEVAERPLLLEDLRRGLADGSVTEVFACGTAAVMTPIGRLASDDFDLVVGDGTAGPVTTRIRAQLTDIQYGRAADRHGWMHRLV; encoded by the coding sequence ATGAGCACCCTGACGACCCCCTCGTCCGACACGTTCCAGATCCACCTCACCGACACCCCGGTGGCGGACGCCGAGCGGGCGGCCGCGCTGGCGTCCCCGCAGTTCGGGACGGTCTTCACCGACCACATGGCGCGCGTCTCCTGGACGCACGCCACCGGCTGGACCGGACGCCGGGTCGAGAAGTACGGTCCGCTGCTGCTCGACCCCGCGACCGCCGTCCTGCACTACGGGCAGGAGGTCTTCGAGGGCCTCAAGGCGTACCGGCACCCCGACGACAGCGTGTGGACGTTCCGCCCCGACGCGAACGCCGCCCGGTTCGCCCGCTCGGCCCGTCGTCTGGCCCTGCCCGAGCTGCCCGAGGCCGACTTCCTCGGGGCCATCCGAGCGCTGGTCGCCGTCGACCGCGAGTGGGTGCCGTCGGGGGAGGAGACGAGCCTGTACCTGCGCCCGTTCATGTACGCCTCCGAGCGCTTCCTCGGCGTGCGGCCGTCGCTCGAGGCGGAGTTCCTCGTCATCGCCTCGCCCGTGGGCCCGTACTTCGCGGGCGGCGTGAAGCCGGTGTCGATCTGGGTGTCGCAGGACTACCACCGCGCCGGCGCCGGCGGCACCGGCGCAGCGAAGTGCGGTGGCAACTACGCCGCGAGCCTGCTCCCGCAGCAGGAGGCGTACGCCAAGGGCTTCGAGCAGGTCTGCTTCCTCGACGACCGCACGAACACCCAGCTCGAGGAGCTCGGCGGCATGAACGTCGTCGTGGTCATGGCCGACGGCTCGGTCGTCACCCCGGCCCTGTCGGGGACGATCCTCGAGGGCGTCACGCGCTCGTCGATCCTCACGCTGCTCGCCGAGGGCGGGCACGAGGTCGCGGAGCGCCCTCTGCTGCTCGAGGACCTGCGCCGGGGCCTCGCGGACGGCAGCGTCACGGAGGTGTTCGCCTGCGGCACGGCCGCGGTGATGACGCCCATCGGACGGCTCGCGAGCGACGACTTCGACCTCGTCGTCGGTGACGGCACCGCCGGCCCGGTGACGACGCGCATCCGCGCCCAGCTCACCGACATCCAGTACGGGCGGGCCGCGGACCGGCACGGGTGGATGCACCGGCTCGTCTGA
- a CDS encoding DUF6069 family protein: MSIPTSGRPDDEPTRRYSAVPPAAPATPVTPAAPATPASPAPPGVARRAETRLTVETGRFWAGVAATALVAALVGVVGVIVLEQILRIDLVFRDPFGAGSAMGAYILGGVLSAVAAGALLQLLVVTTPRPRAFFGWIIGLATVVATLLPLTWTDDVASAVASGVVNLLIGVAVWSLLTGVLGWTVRRVSA; encoded by the coding sequence ATGTCGATCCCCACCTCCGGCAGGCCCGACGACGAGCCGACCCGCAGGTACTCGGCGGTGCCGCCCGCCGCGCCCGCGACGCCCGTGACGCCCGCCGCACCCGCGACCCCCGCCTCCCCCGCACCACCCGGCGTCGCGCGCCGGGCCGAGACGCGCCTGACGGTCGAGACGGGCAGGTTCTGGGCGGGCGTCGCGGCGACCGCCCTGGTGGCCGCGCTCGTGGGCGTCGTCGGCGTGATCGTCCTGGAGCAGATCCTGCGCATCGACCTGGTGTTCCGCGACCCGTTCGGCGCCGGCTCGGCCATGGGCGCCTACATCCTCGGCGGGGTCCTCAGCGCCGTCGCGGCGGGCGCGCTGCTGCAGCTTCTGGTCGTGACGACGCCGCGCCCCCGCGCGTTCTTCGGCTGGATCATCGGCCTGGCCACGGTCGTGGCCACGCTCCTGCCGCTGACGTGGACCGACGACGTCGCCTCGGCGGTCGCCTCGGGCGTCGTCAACCTGCTCATCGGCGTCGCCGTGTGGTCCCTGCTGACCGGCGTGCTCGGCTGGACGGTGCGCCGCGTGAGCGCCTGA